One window from the genome of Nitrospirota bacterium encodes:
- a CDS encoding winged helix-turn-helix domain-containing protein, translating into MSTRKIVIGGLRLSAPDRTVQRGRRKIRLTPREFVLLWTLASSPGKLFRRRELMDAFHIAGAPPSPRVIDAHIARIRKKLRALGGDPSLIATVWCVGYKLRD; encoded by the coding sequence GTGAGCACACGGAAGATCGTCATAGGCGGGTTGCGCCTGTCCGCGCCGGATCGCACGGTTCAACGGGGGCGGCGGAAGATCCGATTGACACCGAGAGAGTTCGTTCTGCTTTGGACGCTCGCCTCTTCCCCCGGCAAGTTGTTCCGTCGAAGAGAGTTGATGGACGCTTTTCACATCGCCGGCGCGCCGCCGAGTCCGCGAGTCATCGACGCGCACATCGCGCGGATTCGGAAAAAGCTCCGTGCCCTGGGGGGAGACCCGTCTTTGATTGCTACCGTCTGGTGTGTCGGCTACAAGCTCCGCGATTAA
- a CDS encoding DUF5132 domain-containing protein, whose amino-acid sequence MSLLEDVTKGSLSTILVGVAAAIVAPTVLPALASGFRPLAKAAVKGGLMIYDAVKETVAEAGEQLNDLVAEARSEMAESATEAEAAATSRKRKSE is encoded by the coding sequence ATGTCGTTGCTCGAGGATGTCACAAAAGGGTCCCTGTCGACGATTCTGGTCGGGGTTGCAGCGGCCATCGTGGCTCCGACGGTGTTGCCGGCCCTGGCTTCAGGTTTTCGTCCATTGGCCAAAGCCGCCGTGAAAGGCGGGCTTATGATCTACGATGCGGTAAAGGAAACCGTCGCGGAGGCCGGCGAACAGCTCAATGATCTGGTGGCGGAGGCAAGGTCCGAAATGGCCGAGTCCGCGACGGAAGCAGAAGCCGCCGCGACATCGCGCAAACGAAAGAGTGAATGA